The Geobacillus genomosp. 3 genome segment TGGCGGTAAACACGAGCGTAACGTTCGTTTTAATGCCTTTTTCGCTGAACGTTTTCACCGCTTTTAAGCCTTCCGGTGTCATCGGCACTTTAATCGTAATGTTTGGGGCGATTTTCGCCAACTCTTCGCCTTCTTCGATCATGCCGGCCGCATCGGTGGAAATGACTTCGGCACTGACTGAACCGGAGACGATGGATGTAATTTCGCGCAACCGGTCGTGGAACGAGACGTTTTCTTTCGCCACTAAGCTTGGATTGGTTGTGACACCGGCCAAAACGCCGAGTTCATGGGCTTGTTTAATTTCTTCCAAATTTGCTGTATCGATAAAAAATTTCATGATGTAACCCTCCTTGTCGTTATTTGGATGCAGGCAGACAAGCCCGGGCGGCGACTGAAAGCCGCCTGCCAGGCCGATCTTGCCGG includes the following:
- the fsa gene encoding fructose-6-phosphate aldolase, with protein sequence MKFFIDTANLEEIKQAHELGVLAGVTTNPSLVAKENVSFHDRLREITSIVSGSVSAEVISTDAAGMIEEGEELAKIAPNITIKVPMTPEGLKAVKTFSEKGIKTNVTLVFTANQALLAARAGATYVSPFLGRLDDIGHNGLELISTIADIFNIHGIETEIIAASIRHPHHVTEAALRGAHIATVPYKVLMQLFNHPLTDQGIEKFLADWNRQQ